A genomic stretch from Aquila chrysaetos chrysaetos chromosome 1, bAquChr1.4, whole genome shotgun sequence includes:
- the LOC115347318 gene encoding LOW QUALITY PROTEIN: ribonuclease CL2-like (The sequence of the model RefSeq protein was modified relative to this genomic sequence to represent the inferred CDS: deleted 1 base in 1 codon): MAGWALCTALVLAALAGAVGETRYEKFLRQHVDHPRTSVLAAHRYCETMLARRRVTAPGRPCKPSNTFVHAPAEELLAACTQTPDAAGLRSTPTPMGLTACRLRGGDTRPPCTYRARQLQHHVRVACLDGLPVHLAGTHAPP, encoded by the exons ATGGCAGGCTGGGCCCTCTGCACGGCCCTGGTGCTGGCAGCGCTGGCAGGGGCGGTGGGCGAGACCCGCTATGAGAAGTTCCTGCGGCAGCACGTGGACCACCCCCGGACATCCGTGCTCGCGGCGCACCGCTACTGCGAGACCATGCTGGCACGCCGGCGGGTGACGGCCCCGGGGCGGCCCTGCAAGCCCTCCAACACCTTTGTGCACGCACCAGCCGAGGAGttgctggctgcctgcacccagaCGCCTGATGCAGCGGGGCTCCGCAGCACCCCGACACCCATGGGCCTCACAGCCTGCcgcctgcgg gggggggacacccggCCTCCTTGCACCTACCGGGCTCGGCAGCTCCAGCACCACGTGCGCGTCGCCTGCCTTGACGGGCTGCCTGTGCACCTCGCTGGCACCCACGCACCCCCCTAG
- the MBOAT4 gene encoding LOW QUALITY PROTEIN: ghrelin O-acyltransferase (The sequence of the model RefSeq protein was modified relative to this genomic sequence to represent the inferred CDS: inserted 3 bases in 2 codons; substituted 1 base at 1 genomic stop codon) — MCWADLLVLPAAPYRLAAFLFAALFHHLCASGYLSGCPVWHLVSSRYIFLLIGGCLLASTATGSYAVLLHIPATGSMLVLLSISPACAHTWVFALQMSWQTLCHLVLSTRELDPQGATPAVALSAIMLFTQKATSLALDIHEGLMLLQLGQGLLQLALPLCSYLLFFPALLGGPLCSFSRFQAQAEYCGALPCSLRAAGQQCLCALALQGLAGXAGHRQGCPGLGCLSRVWARALLLRLAYYSHWVLDEALLEVTGFGPVAGRGDVSVHDXTHRLAVFTQTWNKSTSCCLRRLVFQRFPAQPRLVTFAFSAWWHGLRPGQVFGVLCWAVMVEADYRSHPFLGAWATSQGMKLLYRGTTWVFTQLIVAYILVAVETESFSVLCLLWTSCNSILPLSYGLTLLLLLLAKKPKQNXACPGRTCAASGAHPCTREHTR, encoded by the exons ATGTGCTGGGCAGACCTGCTtgtcctccctgcagccccataCCGGCTGGCAGCTTTCCTCTTTGCTGCTCTCTTCCACCACCTCTGTGCTTCGGGGTACCTCTCTGGCTGCCCAGTAT GGCATCTGGTCTCTTCTAGGTACATATTCCTCCTCATTGGAGGATGTCTCCTTGCTAGCACAGCCACGGGCAGCTACGCTGTGTTGCTCCACATCCCTGCCACTGGCTCCATGCTCGTCCTCCTCTCCATCAGCCCAGCTTGTGCCCACACCTGGGTCTTCGCCCTCCAGATGTCCTGGCAGACACTCTGCCACCTGGTTCTGAGCACCCGGGAGCTGGACCCACAGGGTGCCAC GCCAGCTGTTGCCCTCTCTGCCATCATGCTGTTCACCCAGAAAGCTACGTCTCTGGCCCTGGACATCCACGAAGGGCTcatgctgctccagctgggccAAGGGCTTTTGCAGCTTGCGCTGCCCCTCTGCAGCTACCTGCTCTTTTTCCCAGCCCTCCTCGGAGGTCCCCTCTGCTCCTTCAGCAGGTTTCAGGCCCAGGCCGAGTACTGCGGTGCTCTCCCCTGCTCGCTGAGGGCCGCTGGCCAGCAGTGCCTCTGTGCCCTGGCCCTGCAGGGGCTGGCGG GAGCTGgccacaggcagggctgccccggACTGGGCTGCCTGTCCCGCGTCTGGGCACGGGCCCTGCTCCTCCGGCTGGCCTACTATTCACACTGGGTGCTGGATGAGGCCCTCCTCGAAGTGACGGGCTTCGGGCCAGTGGCAGGCCGGGGAGACGTTTCTGTCCACGA CACCCACCGCCTGGCCGTCTTCACCCAAACCTGGAACAAGAGCACGTCCTGCTGCTTGAGGAGACTTGTCTTCCAGCGCTTCCCAGCCCAGCCGCGCCTAGTCACCTTTGCCTTCTCCGCCTGGTGGCACGGCCTCCGGCCCGGGCAAGTCTTTGGTGTCCTGTGCTGGGCTGTCATGGTGGAGGCTGACTACCGCAGCCATCCCTTCCTCGGCGCCTGGGCCACCTCCCAGGGTATGAAGCTCCTCTACCGTGGCACAACCTGGGTGTTCACGCAGCTCATCGTCGCCTACATCCTGGTGGCTGTGGAGACCGAGAGCTTCTCCgtgctctgcctgctctggaCTTCCTGCAACAgcatccttcccctctcctaTGGCCtcacgctgctgctgctgctgcttgccaaGAAGCCGAAGCAGAACTGAGCCTGTCCTGGGCGAACCTGTGCGGCCAGCGGGGCACATCCCTGCACACGTGAGCACACAAGGTGA
- the PRAG1 gene encoding inactive tyrosine-protein kinase PRAG1, protein MQNEQRRTVQKMQRALSLSHEDLKMSACSDFVEHVWKPGSCKNCFNPKSSHRLQTPSDVGARGVLPNGVRTKPESPTLEDESVNTSPFSKPTIAVKPTMINSDVSDAWADVNMNADLSQVSWGMVSGKQLFLKSGEAQRICLDNFGNGGVRKPFLHNPPSDCLSCCPPSYSMVGLRSLESRVERNVSIHSLVLVGEVGKQEDRAKDKFALPHRAPCPNLSTLGDRSTTNSSRNPSSQAREGAALPSEADCGHFSSGFESEGGEYCSITDCCRERPISWEPRCAEGKGARCEKESPAPCGWRQRDAPEIPRPSGRAVKFGEEERKAVNVAFCITKDQGDPLPYALCSERKKLALHAEPAALPESTGSSKAAAFALSQEDEDSLLPGEPSATGGSRPEGSSTPQQALVEPQRPRLTEPAHSDPIYAESTKRKKAQLKAVGGQAKAEKLARSTGKEQADGTWRDGGWALGGEKEYQDSTGQVAAKITIMTAHTEDDHKTIFLSSPDSAVGVQWPCISPTSHPDFGTSSPAMEPGEIFQASGSENSPRFHLAAPAKTSVTESPAIPPKMSKNSQPGSEGNRVPPVSSHVARFGDDNSHDGAGVQLLPRSYTDTGAFGASPFPCTQVNGVSVEESSRGLAGLSYDRRQKYYIPTWTKQCRIEEEEEQEEEQELLTHPWAVGAENGRAGADLVDDGPMLESQTGISKSSSFSFEFPKDKSNGVEFAPPPPPPKKQSRHTLKMNPSNAELERVSNSSAESLSPPFRSVHVSFTAGSTDSLDSDTQTGSDGRRSSEPNHSPPPAESQVFPPVPFLPASGEDGSSSAPSCPPPLPQKKTVSRTVSSPDGFFGGQASSGRAAGGASPRLNVSHSESNVCLREEPPFIHPASLGGRPGTFSSSESLEKGSKGNSYWGSATGKSTGACIPSRNLQSLSSSQLSVSSQVSSGSSLQLHNLLSNIDSKEGVYAKLGALYAESLRRLVAKCEDCFMREQKNELHFSENNWSLFKLACNKPCCDSGDAIYYCATCSKDPSTTYAVKICKTQESKVAASYCSPAVPVHFNIQQDCGHFVASVPSSMLLASDVGKSMPGDGLHPSRTASEHDCVVVITREVPSQTTADFVRDSVMLHQAKPELYERRVCFLLLQLCNGLEHLKEHGIIHRDLCLENLLLVPCKPPMSCVKAKDDKHLPRLIISNFLKAKQKPGSGDSKLKKSQARLAPEIVSASQYKKFDEFQTGILIYELLHQPNPFEEKVHLREQEYSPEDLPALPCLSIYSRGLQQLAHLLLEADPIKRVRITEAKRMLQCLLWGPRKDLTEQPLSHEEALCQVLQNWVDMKRALLMMKFAERAVDMERSIELEDWLCCQYLASAEPASLSHTLKLLQLL, encoded by the exons atgcaaaatgagcAGCGGAGGACAGTGCAGAAGATGCAGAGGGCTCTCAGTCTGAGCCACGAGGATTTGAAGATGTCTGCGTGCAGTGACTTTGTGGAACACGTTTGGAAGCCTGGCTCCTGCAAAAACTGCTTCAACCCAAAGAGTTCCCATCGGCTGCAAACACCCTCAGACGTGGGAGCACGTGGCGTGCTCCCGAATGGAGTTAGGACCAAGCCTGAGAGCCCCACGTTGGAAGACGAAAGTGTAAATACATCCCCCTTCTCGAAGCCAACAATTGCTGTGAAGCCAACTATGATAAACTCGGATGTTTCTGACGCGTGGGCGGATGTGAATATGAATGCAGATCTGTCACAG GTCAGCTGGGGCATGGTTTCTGGCAAACAACTCTTTCTGAAATCAGGAGAAGCGCAGCGGATCTGCCTCGACAATTTTGGCAACGGTGGTGTGAGAAAGCCATTCCTTCACAACCCACCCAGTGACTGCTTGTCTTGCTGTCCTCCTAGCTACTCCATGGTGGGCCTGCGCAGCCTGGAGAGTCGAGTGGAGAGAAATGTCTCCATCCACAGCCTGGTGCTTGTGGGTGAGGTGGGCAAGCAGGAGGACAGAGCCAAAGACAAGTTTGCCCTGCCGCATCGGGCCCCCTGCCCTAATCTGTCCACCTTGGGGGACAGAAGCACCACGAACTCCAGCAGAAACCCTTCTTCCCAAGCCAGAGAAGGAGCAGCACTCCCCTCGGAGGCTGACTGCGGTCACTTCTCCTCTGGCTTTGAAAGCGAAGGGGGCGAGTACTGTTCAATCACGGACTGCTGCAGGGAGCGCCCCATCTCCTGGGAGCCGCGTTGTGCGGAGGGGAAGGGTGCCCGGTGCGAGAAGGAGAGCCCTGCCCCCTGCGGATGGAGGCAGCGGGATGCTCCCGAGATTCCCAGGCCAAGTGGCAGGGCGGTCAAGTTCGGCGAAGAGGAGCGCAAAGCGGTGAACGTGGCCTTCTGCATCACGAAAGACCAGGGCGATCCTCTCCCCTATGCCCTGtgttcagagaggaaaaagctggCTCTCCACGCCGagcctgctgccctccctgagagcacagggagcagcaaggCGGCTGCCTTTGCTTTGTCCCAGGAGGACGAGGACTCGCTTCTCCCTGGAGAGCCCTCTGCCACCGGAGGCTCCCGGCCTGAGGGTTCGAGCACCCCTCAGCAGGCTCTGGTGGAGCCGCAGCGCCCTCGGCTCACCGAGCCAGCCCACAGTGATCCCATCTACGCCGAGAGCACCAAGAGGAAGAAGGCGCAGCTGAAGGCTGTCGGCGGGCAGGCAAAAGCGGAGAAGCTGGCCCGCAGCACTGGCAAGGAGCAAGCTGATGGGACGTGGAGGGATGGTGGCTGGGCGTTGGGTGGTGAGAAGGAATACCAGGACTCCACCGGCCAGGTGGCGGCAAAGATAACTATAATGACGGCACACACCGAGGATGATCACAAGACAATATTCCTCAGCAGCCCTGATTCGGCAGTAGGAGTTCAGTGGCCATGTATCAGCCCCACTTCCCATCCCGATTTTGGGACTTCATCACCTGCCATGGAGCCTGGAGAGATTTTTCAAGCATCTGGAAGTGAGAACAGCCCAAGATTTCATCTGGCAGCTCCTGCCAAGACCTCAGTTACTGAAAGTCCAGCCATTCCCCCAAAGATGTCCAAAAACAGCCAGCCAGGCAGCGAGGGGAACCGTGTGCCCCCGGTCAGCTCCCACGTGGCAAGGTTTGGTGATGACAACAGCCATGACGGAGCTGGTGTTCAGCTGCTGCCGAGGAGCTATACTGATACGGGTGCCTTTGGGGCATCCCCTTTTCCATGCACTCAGGTCAACGGGGTCTCTGTGGAGGAGTCCAGCAGAGGCCTGGCAGGCTTATCCTATGACAGGAGGCAGAAATACTATATCCCAACGTGGACCAAGCAGTGCCGgatagaggaggaggaggagcaggaggaggagcaggagctctTAACCCACCCATGGGCAGTGGGAGCTGAGAATGGAAGAGCTGGTGCTGACCTTGTGGATGACGGCCCGATGCTGGAGAGTCAGACCGGGATCAGCAAATCGTCGTCTTTCTCCTTTGAGTTCCCTAAAGACAAGAGTAATGGCGTGGAGTTTGCAccaccgccaccgccgccgAAAAAGCAGTCCAG GCACACTCTGAAAATGAACCCGAGTAACGCTGAGTTAGAGAGGGTCAGCAACAGCTCTGCCGAGAGCCTCAGCCCACCTTTCAGGAGCGTCCACGTCAGCTTCACCGCTGGCTCCACTGACAGCCTCGACTCGGACACACAAACTGGCAGTGATGGCA GGCGCTCATCTGAGCCAAACCACTCGCCCCCTCCAGCTGAGAGCCAAGTGTTTCCCCCTGtccctttccttcctgcctccGGTGAGGATggttcctcctctgcccccagctGCCCACCCCCTCTGCCCCAGAAGAAGACAGTAAGCAGAACGGTGTCCTCCCCAGATGGCTTTTTTGGGGGACAGGCGTCTTCAGGCAGAGCAGCCGGTGGTGCCAGCCCCAGGCTGAATGTCAGCCACTCTGAGAGCAACGTCTGCCTCCGAGAGGAGCCTCCCTTCATCCACCCAGCCAGCCTGGGGGGCCGCCCTggcaccttctcctcctctgagTCCCTGGAGAAAGGCTCCAAAGGAAACAGCTACTGGGGTTCAGCCACTGGTAAGAGCACAGGGGCTTGCATCCCCAGCAGAAACCTCCAGTCCCTTTCCTCCTCGCAGCTCAGTGTGTCCAGCCAGGTGTCATCGGGCTCCAGCCTCCAGCTTCACAACCTCCTGAGCAACATCGACAGCAAGGAGGGGGTATACGCCAAGCTGGGGGCCCTCTACGCCGAGTCCTTGCGCCGCCTGGTTGCCAAGTGTGAGGACTGCTTCATGCGGGAGCAGAAGAATGAGCTGCACTTCAGTGAGAACAACTGGTCGCTCTTCAAGCTGGCGTGCAACAAGCCCTGTTGCGATTCGGGGGATGCAATATATTACTGTGCCACCTGCTCCAAGGACCCTTCTACCACCTATGCTGTGAAG ATTTGTAAAACCCAGGAGTCCAAGGTGGCTGCTTCATACTGCAGCCCTGCAGTGCCAGTCCACTTCAACATCCAGCAGGACTGTGGGCATTTTGTGGCCTCTGTCCCCTCCAGCATGCTGCTGGCCTCAGATGTGGGGAAAAGCATGCCTGGGGATGGCCTCCATCCCTCCCGCACTGCCAGTGAGCACGACTGTGTGGTGGTCATTACCCGGGAGGTGCCAAGCCAGACCACTGCTGACTTCGTGAGGGACTCGGTGATGTTGCACCAAGCCAAGCCCGAGCTGTACGAACGTCGCGTTTGCTTCttgctcctccagctctgcaaTGGCCTGGAGCATCTCAAAGAGCACGGCATCATCCATCGTGACCTGTGCCTGGAGAACCTCCTGCTTGTCCCCTGCAAGCCCCCCATGAGCTGTGTGAAAGCCAAAGATGACAAACACTTACCCCGCCTCATCATCAGCAATTTTTTGAAAGCCAAACAGAAGCCAGGAAGTGGAGACTCCAAACTGAAGAAGAGTCAGGCCCGGCTGGCCCCGGAGATTGTGTCGGCTTCTCAGTACAAGAAGTTTGATGAGTTTCAGACTGGTATTCTCATCTACGAGCTGCTGCACCAGCCCAACCCCTTTGAGGAGAAGGTGCACCTCAGGGAGCAGGAGTACAGCCCTGAGgacctccctgctctgccctgcctgtccATCTACTCCCGCGGGCTCCAGCAGCTGGCCCACCTGCTACTGGAAGCGGATCCCATCAAGCGTGTGCGGATCACCGAGGCCAAGCGGATGCTGCAGTGTCTGCTTTGGGGGCCCCGGAAAGACCTCACTGAGCAGCCCCTCAGCCATGAGGAAGCCCTCTGCCAGGTGCTTCAGAATTGGGTGGACATGAAGCGTGCCCTGCTCATGATGAAGTTTGCAGAGAGGGCTGTGGACATGGAGCGGAGCATTGAACTGGAAGACTGGCTGTGCTGCCAGTACTTAGCATCTGCTGAGCCGGCCTCCCTTTCACACACATTaaaactgctgcagctgctctga